One genomic region from Conexibacter woesei DSM 14684 encodes:
- the iolB gene encoding 5-deoxy-glucuronate isomerase has translation MTDQLHRPAGSARDGADPLHIAPADAGWAHTGLRVVELAPGESRTLATEADEYAVLPLAGGGIVVEADRQLLELEGRADPFARVTDFAYLPRDCAARISNSGAQPARLALPYANARRRLEVRYGAAEDVPVELRGAGAATRQVNNFLHPDAFETDRLTCVELLTPQGNTSSYPPHKHDTDAPAGEGQAVLEEIYYFELREAGGVGLHRTYTADGEIDATVEVGHGDAFLIPRGYHGPCVALPGYDLYYLNVLAGPSTERSLAFKDDPAHAWIRDSWAGQPLDPRLPLCDARGPIDHARHPQETAR, from the coding sequence GTGACCGATCAGCTCCATCGCCCCGCCGGCAGCGCCCGCGACGGCGCCGACCCGCTCCACATCGCGCCCGCCGACGCCGGCTGGGCGCACACCGGCCTGCGCGTGGTCGAGCTGGCGCCCGGCGAGAGCCGCACGCTCGCGACCGAGGCCGACGAGTACGCGGTCCTGCCGCTCGCCGGCGGCGGCATCGTCGTCGAGGCCGACCGCCAGCTGCTGGAGCTGGAGGGCCGCGCCGACCCGTTCGCGCGCGTGACCGACTTCGCCTACCTGCCGCGCGACTGCGCGGCGCGGATCTCCAACTCCGGCGCGCAGCCGGCGCGGCTCGCGCTGCCGTACGCGAACGCGCGCCGTCGGCTGGAGGTCCGCTACGGCGCGGCCGAGGACGTCCCGGTCGAGCTGCGCGGCGCCGGCGCCGCGACGCGCCAGGTCAACAACTTCCTCCACCCGGACGCGTTCGAGACCGACCGCCTCACCTGTGTCGAGCTGCTGACGCCGCAGGGCAACACCTCCTCCTACCCGCCGCACAAGCACGACACCGACGCGCCGGCCGGCGAGGGTCAGGCGGTGCTGGAGGAGATCTACTACTTCGAGCTGCGCGAGGCGGGCGGCGTCGGGCTGCACCGCACCTACACCGCCGACGGCGAGATCGACGCGACGGTCGAGGTCGGCCACGGCGACGCGTTCCTGATCCCGCGCGGCTACCACGGCCCGTGCGTCGCGCTGCCCGGCTACGACCTGTACTACCTGAACGTGCTCGCCGGCCCGTCGACCGAGCGCTCGCTCGCGTTCAAGGACGATCCCGCGCACGCGTGGATCCGTGACAGCTGGGCCGGGCAGCCGCTCGACCCGCGCCTGCCGCTGTGCGACGCACGCGGCCCGATCGACCACGCCCGCCACCCGCAGGAGACCGCCCGATGA
- a CDS encoding class I SAM-dependent methyltransferase, with product MNLITDPWEARLLTADDYMLPWIESAVPLAGKTVLEYGCGYGPVACALGTRVGQHYGYDIDPGPLAKARDEVARRGLDNVELRHVPVESILAAVEEHAGEIDVFLFYAVLEHLNVEERLEVLSLARRVVRPDGAIVICETPNRLILWDWHSSQAPFFAQLPDELALRYYDRAPRQDFVDTIRAGVEQGPEAAQEALTRFGRGMSFHELELVFGDLSRHVLASGWEPSLLPSRAIHPEEVALARTMDQARPDLAPAFSRYWIDVVLSASPIAAPPPMLRPWPMHTLASPGAEWTGAETVRLPTTEVRLVAPLPARTRRIAIGALPDNPGPAQIRLADRTRGTAQEQPVDCGDGWPHYATFRLPHAVDTVEIALDRPGQVTFVGYDS from the coding sequence ATGAACCTGATTACAGATCCATGGGAGGCCCGTCTGCTGACCGCCGACGACTACATGCTCCCGTGGATCGAGTCGGCCGTCCCGCTCGCCGGCAAGACCGTGCTCGAGTACGGCTGCGGCTACGGTCCTGTCGCGTGTGCGCTCGGCACACGCGTCGGGCAGCACTACGGCTACGACATCGACCCCGGCCCGCTCGCGAAGGCGCGGGACGAGGTCGCCAGGCGCGGCCTCGACAACGTCGAGCTGCGGCACGTGCCGGTCGAGTCGATCCTCGCGGCCGTCGAAGAGCACGCCGGCGAGATCGACGTCTTCCTCTTCTACGCCGTGCTCGAGCACCTCAACGTCGAGGAGCGGCTGGAGGTGCTCTCGCTCGCGCGACGTGTCGTGCGCCCGGACGGGGCGATAGTCATCTGCGAGACGCCGAACCGCCTGATCCTGTGGGACTGGCACTCCAGCCAGGCGCCGTTCTTCGCGCAGCTTCCGGACGAGCTGGCGCTGCGCTACTACGACCGCGCTCCACGTCAGGACTTCGTCGACACGATCCGCGCCGGCGTCGAACAGGGACCCGAAGCCGCCCAGGAGGCGCTGACGCGCTTCGGCCGCGGGATGAGCTTCCACGAGCTGGAACTGGTCTTCGGCGACCTCTCCCGGCACGTGCTCGCGTCCGGCTGGGAGCCGTCGCTGCTGCCGAGCCGCGCGATCCACCCGGAGGAGGTCGCGCTCGCGCGCACGATGGACCAGGCCCGTCCGGACCTCGCACCGGCCTTCTCGCGCTACTGGATCGACGTGGTGCTGAGCGCCTCCCCGATCGCAGCACCGCCGCCGATGCTCCGTCCCTGGCCGATGCACACGCTGGCGAGCCCGGGCGCTGAGTGGACCGGCGCCGAGACCGTGCGGCTTCCCACCACTGAGGTGCGGCTCGTCGCGCCGCTTCCGGCGCGAACCCGCCGCATCGCGATCGGCGCGCTGCCCGACAATCCGGGACCGGCGCAGATCCGGCTCGCGGACCGCACGCGGGGGACGGCGCAGGAGCAGCCGGTCGATTGCGGCGACGGATGGCCGCACTACGCGACCTTCCGTCTTCCCCACGCCGTCGACACGGTCGAGATCGCGCTGGACCGGCCCGGCCAGGTCACGTTCGTCGGCTACGACTCCTGA
- a CDS encoding CoA-acylating methylmalonate-semialdehyde dehydrogenase, with amino-acid sequence MSATATVVPHWIAGAADESAARWGEVTDSATGEVSARVPLASAADVDRAVRAAAEAARGWAATSLSRRTAVMFAFRQLVHEHRDELARIVTREHGKVLSDAAGEVQRGLEVVDFACGIAHLLKGEMTPQVSGGIDSYSLRQPLGVMAGITPFNFPVMVPMWMFPIAIAAGNAFVLKPSEQDPSASLLLARLFAQAGLPEGVLTVVNGDREAVNALLSHPQIAGVSFVGSTPIARHVYETASAHGKRVQALGGAKNHAVVLPDADLDLAADGLVSAAYGSAGQRCMAVSVAVAVGDVGDRLVEAVRTRLEDLTTGPGTDPASQMGPLVSSAHRARVAELVDSGEAEGAQVLVDGRGLTVDGHDGGHWLGPTLLDRVRPGMRVYDEEIFGPVLVVVRAESYPEALQLVNANPYGNGAAIFTRDGGAARQFEQDVVAGMVGVNVPIPVPMAYHSFGGWKHSLFGDLHVHGPDGVRFNTRGKVVTRRWPNPADRGIDLGFPVLS; translated from the coding sequence ATGAGCGCGACCGCCACCGTCGTCCCCCATTGGATCGCCGGCGCCGCCGACGAGTCCGCGGCCCGCTGGGGAGAGGTGACCGACTCGGCGACCGGCGAGGTCAGCGCGCGCGTGCCGCTCGCGTCCGCGGCCGACGTCGACCGCGCGGTGCGCGCCGCGGCGGAGGCCGCGCGCGGCTGGGCCGCGACGTCGCTCTCGCGCCGCACGGCGGTCATGTTCGCGTTCCGCCAGCTCGTCCACGAGCACCGCGACGAGCTGGCGAGGATCGTCACCCGCGAGCACGGCAAGGTCCTCTCCGACGCGGCCGGCGAGGTCCAGCGCGGGCTCGAGGTCGTCGACTTCGCGTGCGGGATCGCGCACCTGCTGAAGGGCGAGATGACGCCGCAGGTCTCGGGCGGGATCGACTCCTACTCGCTGCGCCAGCCGCTCGGCGTGATGGCCGGGATCACGCCGTTCAACTTCCCGGTGATGGTCCCGATGTGGATGTTCCCGATCGCGATCGCGGCCGGCAACGCGTTCGTGCTGAAGCCGAGCGAGCAGGACCCGTCGGCGTCGCTGCTGCTGGCGCGGCTGTTCGCGCAGGCCGGCCTGCCGGAGGGCGTGCTGACGGTCGTCAACGGCGATCGCGAAGCCGTCAACGCGCTGCTGTCGCACCCGCAGATCGCGGGCGTCTCGTTCGTCGGCTCGACGCCGATCGCGCGGCACGTCTACGAGACCGCGAGCGCTCACGGCAAGCGCGTGCAGGCGCTCGGCGGCGCGAAGAACCACGCCGTCGTGCTGCCCGACGCCGACCTCGACCTCGCCGCCGACGGCCTCGTCTCGGCCGCCTACGGCTCGGCCGGGCAGCGCTGCATGGCGGTGTCGGTCGCGGTCGCCGTCGGCGACGTCGGCGACCGGCTGGTCGAGGCGGTGCGGACGCGGTTGGAGGACCTCACGACCGGTCCGGGCACCGACCCCGCGTCGCAGATGGGGCCGCTCGTCAGCTCGGCGCACCGCGCGCGCGTGGCGGAGCTGGTCGACTCGGGCGAGGCCGAGGGCGCGCAGGTGCTCGTCGACGGCCGCGGCCTGACGGTCGACGGCCACGACGGCGGGCACTGGCTCGGCCCGACGCTGCTCGACCGCGTGCGGCCGGGGATGCGCGTCTACGACGAGGAGATCTTCGGCCCCGTGCTCGTCGTCGTGCGCGCCGAGAGCTACCCGGAGGCGCTGCAGCTCGTGAACGCGAACCCGTACGGCAACGGCGCCGCGATCTTCACGCGCGACGGCGGTGCCGCGCGCCAGTTCGAGCAGGACGTCGTCGCCGGCATGGTCGGCGTCAACGTGCCGATCCCGGTGCCGATGGCCTACCACTCGTTCGGCGGCTGGAAGCACTCGCTGTTCGGCGACCTCCACGTCCACGGCCCCGACGGCGTCCGCTTCAACACGCGCGGCAAGGTCGTCACCCGCCGCTGGCCGAATCCCGCCGACCGCGGGATCGACCTCGGCTTCCCGGTCCTCTCGTAG
- a CDS encoding class I SAM-dependent methyltransferase, with protein MDTKERLTLEEASAPTLIACEHRHRYRLAASLLRDKRVLDLCCGSGYGASILAETAGSVHGVDFDAATIGDAAARVSAEVPVSFEVGDAVDFLQRPDVLERFDAVVCFEGLEHLHRLDAMLERLHELAAAGMTMIVSVPNSRGLEEDNEYHVTDFSWEEAVERIGSIPGATMLTQYLAEGSLLCKADSDRSEVDGHVVLGDRNEPEYANHYVVCVGVDADEVDAVMEVEAAPVANRYMRNLERANSSLRITNQRLAQHRLGRSDSGAGALVAKYEAATARLRQLEEEQAALVAEHEGWVHRCLDAEAREQELRERLADAERRLDPLLVRAVVKAVAR; from the coding sequence ATGGACACCAAGGAACGTCTGACGCTGGAGGAGGCGAGCGCGCCGACGTTGATCGCGTGCGAGCACCGCCATCGGTATCGGCTCGCCGCGTCGCTGCTGCGCGACAAGCGGGTCCTCGACCTCTGCTGCGGTTCGGGGTACGGCGCGTCGATCCTGGCCGAGACCGCTGGCTCGGTCCACGGCGTCGACTTCGACGCGGCCACGATCGGCGATGCCGCGGCAAGAGTGTCCGCTGAGGTGCCGGTCAGCTTCGAGGTCGGCGACGCGGTCGACTTCCTGCAGCGGCCCGACGTCCTCGAGCGCTTCGACGCCGTCGTCTGCTTCGAGGGCCTCGAGCATCTCCACCGCCTCGACGCGATGCTCGAGCGTCTGCACGAGCTGGCCGCGGCGGGGATGACGATGATCGTCTCGGTGCCGAACTCGAGAGGCCTCGAAGAGGACAACGAGTACCACGTGACGGACTTCTCCTGGGAGGAGGCGGTCGAGCGGATCGGCTCGATTCCCGGGGCGACGATGCTGACGCAGTACCTCGCCGAGGGCTCGCTCCTCTGCAAGGCGGACAGCGACCGCTCGGAGGTCGACGGTCACGTCGTGCTGGGCGACCGCAACGAGCCCGAGTACGCCAACCACTACGTCGTCTGCGTCGGCGTGGACGCCGACGAGGTGGACGCCGTGATGGAGGTCGAGGCGGCGCCTGTCGCGAACCGCTACATGCGGAACCTCGAGCGGGCCAACTCTTCGCTGCGGATCACGAACCAGCGCCTCGCGCAGCACCGGCTCGGACGATCGGATTCGGGTGCGGGCGCGCTGGTGGCCAAGTACGAGGCGGCGACCGCACGGCTCAGACAGCTCGAAGAGGAGCAGGCGGCGCTGGTCGCCGAGCACGAGGGCTGGGTCCACCGGTGCCTCGACGCCGAGGCCCGCGAACAGGAGCTGCGGGAGCGCCTGGCGGACGCGGAGAGACGGCTCGACCCGTTGCTGGTCCGCGCGGTCGTCAAGGCCGTCGCCAGATAG
- a CDS encoding TIM barrel protein yields the protein MSGDRVAAAPISWGVCEVPGWGVQLEPERVLEEMRALGLTATEAGPEGFLPTDPRAAAALLERSGMQLVGAFVPAALHLDGALEPIRRAAALLAEAGARALVLAATTGSDGYDADAALDDAAWERLLRGLDEARTVCAVEGVRCSLHPHAGTVVERREHVERVLAGSTVELCLDTGHLMVGGADPLAIAQAAASRIGHVHLKDVDAAMAARVADGSLPYSQAVRDGMYRPLGAGDVDVAGIVSLLEGAGYRGWYVLEQDVMLDAEPPAGAGPLGDVRASAEHLRSLLADNGAAAA from the coding sequence ATGAGCGGCGACCGCGTCGCCGCCGCGCCGATCTCCTGGGGCGTCTGCGAGGTGCCCGGCTGGGGCGTCCAGCTCGAGCCCGAGCGCGTGCTGGAGGAGATGCGCGCGCTCGGCCTGACGGCGACCGAGGCCGGGCCGGAGGGCTTCCTGCCGACCGACCCGCGCGCCGCGGCGGCGCTGCTGGAGCGCAGCGGGATGCAGCTCGTCGGCGCGTTCGTGCCGGCGGCGCTGCACCTCGACGGCGCCCTGGAGCCCATCCGCCGTGCCGCCGCGCTGCTGGCCGAGGCCGGCGCCCGCGCGCTCGTCCTCGCCGCCACCACCGGCAGCGACGGCTACGACGCCGACGCCGCGCTCGACGACGCCGCCTGGGAGCGGCTGCTGCGCGGACTCGACGAGGCGCGCACGGTCTGCGCGGTGGAGGGCGTCCGCTGCTCGCTGCACCCGCACGCCGGCACCGTCGTCGAACGGCGCGAGCACGTCGAGCGCGTGCTCGCCGGCTCGACCGTCGAGCTGTGCCTCGACACCGGCCACCTGATGGTCGGCGGCGCCGACCCGCTGGCGATCGCGCAGGCGGCCGCGAGCCGCATCGGCCACGTCCACCTGAAGGACGTCGACGCCGCGATGGCCGCGCGCGTCGCCGACGGCTCGCTCCCCTACTCGCAGGCCGTGCGCGACGGGATGTACCGCCCGCTCGGCGCGGGCGACGTCGACGTCGCCGGGATCGTCTCGCTGCTGGAGGGCGCCGGCTACCGCGGCTGGTACGTGCTGGAGCAGGACGTGATGCTCGACGCCGAGCCGCCCGCCGGTGCCGGCCCGCTCGGCGACGTGCGCGCCAGCGCCGAGCACCTGCGCTCCCTGCTCGCCGACAACGGGGCGGCAGCCGCATGA
- a CDS encoding sensor histidine kinase — protein sequence MRRFGALGLRGRIVGALMLTAAATLAVAALSLLPPLERRLRNAELDTLVTKAVDLRPAFEDLQGTRLAIGSLQLQNLGRDLVDSSGAQQVYLLDSTHAIRLSTTDAATAASDPFDDVARALRSGRTVESTGTLAGDDVVRVALPIEIDGSRYALAARKQVSEVSGAVAVVRRAFATAALSGLAIALLLGLGFAATLVRRLRRLRDATVELAEHGHVEEVPADRNSDEVGDLTRAFATMQRRLHQQEEARRAFVSTASHELRTPVASLRGMLELLDDELAHGEVDQAEAREQVARALAQARRLGRLAADLLDLSRIDAEVALRSEPVELAELSRAVIAEFELGAGHGEPRPVPRLDAGGAAGPAWALADPGAVAQILRILLDNAVRASPPDEVVDVLLRAAPNGGPAALVVRDAGPGIAPDERERVFQRFARGSTADGAGFGLGLAIGRELAERMGGTLVLEEAGPPGATFTLRLPAPPPDHPSA from the coding sequence ATGCGGCGCTTCGGCGCGCTCGGACTCCGCGGCCGCATCGTCGGCGCGCTGATGCTGACCGCGGCGGCGACGCTCGCGGTCGCCGCGCTCTCGCTGCTGCCGCCGCTCGAGCGCCGCCTGCGCAACGCCGAGCTCGACACGCTCGTGACGAAGGCCGTCGACCTGCGGCCGGCGTTCGAGGACCTCCAGGGGACCCGCCTCGCGATCGGCTCGCTCCAGCTGCAGAACCTCGGGCGCGACCTCGTCGACTCGAGCGGCGCGCAGCAGGTCTACCTGCTCGACTCGACGCACGCGATCCGCCTCAGCACGACCGACGCCGCGACCGCGGCGTCGGACCCGTTCGACGACGTCGCGCGGGCGCTGCGCAGCGGGAGAACGGTCGAGTCGACCGGGACGCTCGCCGGCGACGACGTCGTGCGCGTCGCGCTGCCGATCGAGATCGACGGCTCCCGCTACGCGCTCGCGGCGCGCAAGCAGGTGAGCGAGGTCAGCGGCGCCGTCGCCGTCGTTCGCAGAGCGTTCGCGACGGCGGCGCTGAGCGGGCTCGCGATCGCGCTGCTGCTCGGGCTCGGCTTCGCCGCGACGCTCGTGCGGCGGCTGCGGCGGTTGCGCGACGCGACCGTCGAGCTGGCCGAGCACGGCCACGTCGAGGAGGTCCCGGCCGACCGCAACAGCGACGAGGTCGGCGACCTGACGCGCGCGTTCGCGACGATGCAGCGCCGCCTGCACCAGCAGGAGGAGGCGCGCCGCGCGTTCGTCTCGACTGCCTCGCACGAGCTGCGCACGCCGGTCGCCTCGCTGCGCGGCATGCTGGAGCTGCTCGATGACGAGCTGGCGCACGGCGAGGTCGACCAGGCGGAGGCGCGTGAGCAGGTCGCGCGTGCGCTGGCGCAGGCGCGGCGGCTCGGCCGGCTCGCCGCCGACCTGCTGGACCTCAGCCGCATCGACGCCGAGGTCGCGCTGCGCAGCGAGCCGGTCGAGCTGGCCGAGCTGTCGCGTGCGGTGATCGCCGAGTTCGAGCTGGGCGCCGGCCACGGCGAGCCGCGTCCGGTGCCGCGGCTCGACGCCGGCGGTGCCGCCGGCCCGGCGTGGGCGCTCGCGGACCCCGGCGCCGTCGCGCAGATCCTGCGGATCCTGCTCGACAACGCCGTTCGCGCGAGCCCGCCTGACGAGGTCGTCGACGTGCTGCTGCGGGCGGCGCCGAACGGCGGCCCCGCGGCGCTGGTCGTCCGCGACGCCGGTCCCGGCATCGCGCCGGACGAGCGCGAACGCGTCTTCCAGCGCTTCGCCCGCGGCTCGACGGCCGACGGCGCCGGCTTCGGGCTCGGGCTCGCGATCGGCCGCGAGCTGGCCGAGCGGATGGGCGGGACGCTCGTGCTGGAGGAGGCCGGCCCGCCCGGCGCGACCTTCACGTTGCGCCTGCCGGCGCCGCCGCCCGACCACCCGTCCGCTTAA
- the iolC gene encoding 5-dehydro-2-deoxygluconokinase, with product MTAPFDVIAIGRIGVDLYPEQHRVALADVETFVKGLGGSATNVAVAAARHGRRSAIVTKVGDDGWGAYCRQALADYGVDGRWVGTDPELRTPVTFCEVHPPDDFPLLFYREPTAPDLSLGTSELDLDAIAAAGLLWTTGTGLSREPSRSAVLAALDARTDGALAVHDLDDRPMLWPAGERHEDWAQEAVKRATVVVGNRAEAAVAVGDLPPREQALALLELGPEIAVVKQGPAGVLGATRDGEIVEVPPTPVEVVCGLGAGDAFGGALCHGLLAGWPLERILRFANVAGAIVASRLLCAAAMPTSEEVETRL from the coding sequence ATGACTGCCCCGTTCGACGTGATCGCGATCGGCCGGATCGGCGTCGACCTCTACCCCGAGCAGCACCGCGTCGCGCTCGCCGACGTCGAGACGTTCGTCAAGGGCCTCGGCGGCAGCGCGACGAACGTCGCCGTCGCCGCGGCCAGACACGGTCGCCGCAGCGCGATCGTGACGAAGGTCGGCGACGACGGCTGGGGCGCCTACTGCCGCCAGGCGCTCGCCGACTACGGCGTCGACGGGCGCTGGGTCGGCACCGACCCGGAGCTGCGCACGCCCGTGACGTTCTGCGAGGTCCACCCGCCCGACGACTTCCCGCTGCTGTTCTACCGCGAGCCGACCGCGCCCGACCTCAGCCTCGGCACGAGCGAGCTGGACCTCGACGCGATCGCCGCGGCCGGCCTGCTGTGGACGACCGGCACCGGCCTCTCGCGCGAGCCGAGCCGCTCCGCCGTGCTGGCCGCGCTCGACGCGCGCACGGACGGCGCGCTCGCCGTCCACGACCTCGACGACCGCCCGATGCTGTGGCCGGCGGGCGAGCGCCACGAGGACTGGGCGCAGGAGGCGGTCAAGCGCGCCACCGTGGTCGTCGGCAACCGCGCCGAGGCGGCCGTCGCCGTCGGCGACCTGCCGCCGCGCGAGCAGGCGCTCGCGCTGCTGGAGCTGGGACCGGAGATCGCGGTCGTCAAGCAGGGGCCGGCCGGCGTGCTCGGCGCCACGCGCGACGGCGAGATCGTCGAGGTGCCGCCGACGCCGGTCGAGGTCGTCTGCGGCCTCGGCGCCGGCGACGCCTTCGGCGGCGCGCTCTGCCACGGCCTGCTCGCCGGCTGGCCGCTCGAACGGATCCTTCGCTTCGCGAACGTGGCCGGGGCGATCGTCGCCTCGCGCCTGCTGTGCGCCGCCGCCATGCCCACCAGCGAGGAAGTCGAGACCCGCCTGTGA
- a CDS encoding response regulator transcription factor, which produces MQEAEPGSSSASASWHDDADTSLTILVVDDESDLREMLTRSFTREGHRVQSVADGRAAIERASSESFDVVLLDVALGSGPNGYEVCRTLRARRNVVPIIMLTALDSEADAVLGLEAGADDYVTKPFGLAELRSRIRAVLRRAGPRPMGASDDLVEVGPIALDRARREVRMNGEPVHVTFSEFELLEALMADPGRLRNRQELLRAIWGDSAYRDPRAIDVHVRHLREKLEPEPDSPRHIVTVRGAGYRLQAG; this is translated from the coding sequence ATGCAGGAGGCTGAGCCCGGCTCGTCGAGCGCGTCTGCGTCGTGGCATGACGATGCGGACACGTCGCTGACGATCCTCGTCGTCGACGACGAGTCGGATCTGCGCGAGATGCTGACGCGCTCGTTCACGCGCGAGGGCCATCGCGTGCAGTCGGTCGCGGACGGGAGGGCGGCGATCGAGCGAGCGTCGAGCGAGTCGTTCGACGTCGTGCTGCTCGATGTCGCGCTCGGCTCCGGTCCGAACGGCTACGAGGTCTGCCGCACGCTGCGCGCGCGCCGCAACGTCGTCCCGATCATCATGCTGACGGCGCTCGACAGCGAGGCGGACGCGGTGCTGGGACTGGAGGCCGGCGCCGACGACTACGTCACCAAGCCGTTCGGGCTGGCCGAGCTGCGCAGTCGCATCAGGGCGGTCCTGCGGCGGGCCGGGCCGCGCCCGATGGGCGCCAGCGACGATCTCGTCGAAGTCGGTCCGATCGCGCTCGACCGCGCGCGCCGGGAGGTGCGGATGAACGGCGAGCCGGTCCACGTGACGTTCTCCGAGTTCGAGCTGCTGGAGGCGCTGATGGCCGACCCGGGCCGGCTGCGCAACCGCCAGGAGCTGCTGCGGGCGATCTGGGGCGACAGCGCCTACCGCGACCCGCGCGCGATCGACGTGCACGTCCGCCACCTGCGCGAGAAGCTCGAACCCGAGCCCGACAGCCCGCGGCACATCGTGACCGTCCGCGGCGCCGGGTACCGGCTCCAGGCCGGGTAG
- a CDS encoding L-threonine dehydrogenase: MTAATEARTMRAAIFEGPGRLVISERPIPQLHAPDDVLIEVEACGVCGTDVHILSDPPGHPGTPGCVLGHEFVGRVRGVGAEARDVAVGDRVVVAPNLSCGTCAACKKGLTAHCERFTTIGIFRDGGMASHVVVPALACHQIADDLPAQVAALVEPLSCVFNGIQQAKLVPGETVVVIGAGAIGLMFLALLRAGGASRVVVVEPGELRRGIALEMGADYALDPRDAGFAEAVENALGGAGADVVVDAVGSQLPAAIELAAPRGRVLLFGMDAHARGALPQVEITRRELVVFGTYVGDHTFPDTIRVLESGVIDLAPLVSHWVSLEELPETLDEIRGGSAVKAVIDLTRGA; the protein is encoded by the coding sequence ATGACCGCCGCCACCGAGGCGCGCACGATGCGCGCCGCGATCTTCGAGGGGCCCGGCCGCCTCGTCATCTCCGAGCGTCCGATCCCGCAGCTGCACGCGCCCGACGACGTCCTGATCGAGGTCGAGGCATGCGGCGTGTGCGGCACCGATGTCCACATCCTCTCCGACCCGCCGGGCCATCCCGGAACGCCCGGTTGCGTGCTCGGCCACGAGTTCGTGGGCCGTGTGCGCGGGGTCGGTGCGGAGGCGCGCGACGTCGCGGTCGGTGACCGCGTCGTCGTCGCGCCGAATCTGAGCTGCGGCACCTGCGCCGCATGCAAGAAGGGGCTCACCGCCCACTGCGAGCGCTTCACGACGATCGGCATCTTCCGCGACGGCGGGATGGCCTCCCACGTCGTCGTGCCGGCGCTCGCCTGCCACCAGATCGCGGACGACCTGCCCGCGCAGGTCGCCGCGCTCGTCGAGCCGCTGTCGTGCGTCTTCAACGGCATCCAGCAGGCGAAGCTCGTGCCGGGCGAGACGGTCGTCGTGATCGGCGCCGGCGCGATCGGCCTGATGTTCCTGGCGCTGCTGCGCGCCGGCGGCGCGAGCCGCGTCGTCGTCGTCGAGCCGGGCGAGCTGCGTCGCGGGATCGCGCTGGAGATGGGCGCCGATTACGCGCTCGACCCGCGCGACGCCGGCTTCGCCGAGGCGGTCGAGAACGCGCTCGGCGGCGCCGGCGCGGACGTCGTCGTCGACGCCGTCGGCAGCCAGCTGCCGGCCGCGATCGAGCTCGCCGCGCCGCGCGGGCGCGTGCTGCTGTTCGGCATGGACGCCCACGCCAGAGGCGCGCTGCCGCAGGTCGAGATCACCCGCCGCGAGCTGGTCGTCTTCGGCACCTACGTCGGCGACCACACCTTCCCCGACACGATCCGCGTGCTCGAGTCCGGCGTGATCGACCTCGCGCCGCTGGTCTCGCACTGGGTGTCGCTGGAGGAGCTGCCGGAGACGCTCGACGAGATCCGCGGCGGCTCCGCCGTCAAGGCCGTCATCGACTTGACCCGCGGCGCATGA